In Virgibacillus sp. NKC19-16, a single genomic region encodes these proteins:
- a CDS encoding spore coat protein → MTKLKEWRALDHCDDDNDDNATVNQEAQQSVSSQQVSDEWIIIKDSEDVDVVTTDTQAAVSLQLGIQAAIAAVISITIADTDQANKVTQDFNQIAKTRQSNRQKTIVEKSKNVEITTTDTDIAVNIQLLIQVLLAIVVSLDIL, encoded by the coding sequence ATGACGAAACTTAAGGAATGGCGCGCGCTAGACCACTGTGATGATGATAATGACGATAATGCGACTGTAAACCAGGAAGCGCAACAATCTGTATCTAGTCAACAAGTATCTGATGAATGGATTATAATCAAGGATTCAGAGGATGTCGATGTTGTAACCACCGATACGCAAGCTGCAGTATCCTTACAACTTGGGATTCAAGCAGCAATCGCAGCTGTGATCAGCATCACTATTGCGGATACGGACCAGGCGAACAAGGTCACTCAAGATTTTAATCAAATTGCCAAAACAAGGCAGAGCAATCGCCAAAAAACAATTGTTGAAAAATCGAAAAACGTAGAAATTACCACAACAGATACGGATATAGCAGTTAATATCCAGTTGTTAATCCAAGTACTTCTCGCTATCGTTGTTAGCCTAGACATTCTTTAA
- a CDS encoding spore coat protein, whose amino-acid sequence MNMADDSSKQQAVPDQVIQLMIQDILRKNNVKPEEVKKNISDEQKQALRTMVEDLKKQVDQFNNGEKNTNKSSE is encoded by the coding sequence ATGAATATGGCAGACGATTCATCAAAACAGCAGGCAGTCCCTGATCAGGTAATTCAACTAATGATTCAAGATATATTAAGAAAGAATAATGTTAAACCTGAGGAAGTTAAAAAAAATATATCGGATGAACAAAAACAAGCGCTAAGGACGATGGTTGAGGATTTGAAAAAACAGGTTGATCAATTCAATAACGGGGAGAAAAATACGAACAAATCAAGTGAATAA
- a CDS encoding YfcC family protein, whose translation MSSKNSTSRKKFEFPHVFVILFGIIIFMAISTYFIPAGEYDREVNEAGTETVVDGTYSEVESSPLGFFDIFQSIHAGMVEGSEIIFFIFIVGGAFGILNATNALQGAFGSLSRMLSGKELLLIPITMTAFAIGGATFGMAEETIPFILILVPIAMMVGFDSMVGTAMVLVGVYAGFTAAFMNPFTVGVAQGIAGLPTFSGMGVRAVFFVIFLAVSILYVMLYARKVKKDPLKSIVYEEDQKRDVQLNLSDQPAMTKRHGMIVGVLILTVIALALGVTLEGWYMREIAGLFFLMGIVIGLIAKMRVNEIATSFLKGCEELVLGALVVGFAYGILFVMQETNTIDTILYAISSLVAGLPAGLTAMGMFATQSILNFIVPSGSGQAALSMPIMAPLGDLVGVDRQTAVLAFQFGDGISNILTPTAGVLMAALALAKISWLKWVKWVWPLILIWYVLGAIFVTIAHMFIW comes from the coding sequence ATGAGTTCGAAAAACTCGACGTCTAGGAAGAAATTCGAGTTCCCCCATGTATTTGTTATTTTATTTGGTATTATTATATTCATGGCCATTTCCACTTACTTCATTCCGGCGGGCGAGTACGATAGGGAAGTAAATGAAGCAGGTACGGAGACTGTAGTTGATGGAACGTATAGCGAAGTTGAATCCAGTCCGCTTGGCTTTTTTGATATATTTCAATCGATTCATGCCGGAATGGTCGAAGGATCAGAAATTATTTTCTTCATCTTTATTGTCGGTGGTGCGTTTGGGATTTTGAATGCAACAAATGCCTTGCAGGGTGCGTTTGGATCTTTATCCAGAATGTTGTCGGGAAAGGAATTGCTTTTAATCCCGATAACAATGACCGCTTTTGCAATAGGTGGAGCGACTTTCGGTATGGCTGAAGAGACCATTCCATTTATATTAATATTAGTACCTATTGCAATGATGGTTGGTTTTGATTCTATGGTCGGAACGGCAATGGTGCTTGTTGGTGTATATGCAGGTTTTACTGCGGCCTTTATGAATCCATTTACGGTAGGTGTGGCCCAAGGGATCGCAGGGCTTCCTACATTTTCAGGAATGGGAGTCAGAGCTGTATTTTTCGTTATTTTTCTAGCTGTAAGTATTTTGTATGTCATGCTTTATGCTAGGAAAGTAAAAAAGGACCCTTTAAAAAGTATCGTCTATGAAGAGGATCAAAAAAGAGACGTTCAGCTTAACCTATCTGATCAGCCTGCGATGACAAAGAGGCATGGAATGATTGTCGGTGTTCTAATTTTGACGGTTATTGCTCTTGCTTTAGGGGTTACGTTAGAAGGCTGGTACATGAGAGAAATTGCCGGGTTATTCTTTCTAATGGGTATTGTCATCGGTCTTATTGCTAAAATGAGAGTCAATGAAATAGCTACATCATTCTTGAAAGGCTGCGAAGAACTTGTCTTAGGGGCGCTTGTTGTTGGATTTGCATACGGGATATTATTCGTCATGCAGGAAACAAATACAATCGATACGATTTTATACGCAATATCTTCATTGGTTGCCGGATTGCCGGCAGGATTAACAGCAATGGGTATGTTCGCGACACAAAGTATATTGAACTTTATTGTGCCATCTGGAAGTGGACAGGCCGCGCTAAGTATGCCAATAATGGCTCCACTCGGAGATTTAGTAGGTGTTGACAGACAAACCGCTGTATTAGCCTTCCAATTTGGTGATGGTATTTCAAATATCTTAACACCAACGGCAGGTGTGCTGATGGCAGCTTTAGCCCTTGCCAAAATTTCTTGGCTTAAATGGGTCAAATGGGTTTGGCCTTTAATACTAATTTGGTACGTGCTGGGAGCAATATTTGTAACAATTGCTCATATGTTTATTTGGTAG
- a CDS encoding acyltransferase, with protein sequence MSTIPENTQIGNHVVIEENVQIGENVVIGHHTVILQGTQIGDDVTIGNSCVLGIQPAANQRMRKSSKSNARLMIQSGTTVGHLTSIYSGTTIGRNVFIGDHASIRENVAIGDESVVGRAAIVELNTTIGKNCTIQTLAYVTGDTTLEDHVFIGPCVSMSNDKYMGAQNFSLKGPYIKKGAKIGNNASLLPDITVGNNTIVGAGAVVTKDLDDHITAAGVPAKKINF encoded by the coding sequence ATGTCTACCATCCCAGAAAACACACAGATTGGTAATCATGTTGTTATTGAAGAAAATGTGCAGATTGGTGAAAATGTTGTAATCGGGCATCATACCGTCATTTTACAAGGCACTCAAATTGGGGATGATGTCACCATTGGTAATAGTTGTGTCTTAGGAATCCAACCAGCTGCCAATCAACGAATGCGTAAGAGTTCGAAAAGCAATGCTCGGCTGATGATCCAGTCCGGCACCACCGTTGGACATTTAACTTCCATCTATTCAGGCACCACTATCGGAAGAAACGTTTTTATTGGGGATCACGCAAGTATCAGAGAGAACGTTGCCATTGGAGATGAATCGGTTGTTGGAAGGGCTGCTATTGTTGAACTGAACACAACTATAGGTAAAAACTGCACGATTCAAACACTTGCATATGTAACTGGAGATACAACATTAGAGGATCATGTTTTTATTGGACCATGTGTGTCCATGTCGAATGATAAATATATGGGGGCTCAAAACTTTTCCTTAAAAGGGCCATATATTAAAAAGGGAGCTAAGATTGGAAATAATGCCTCCCTACTGCCAGATATCACCGTTGGAAATAACACAATTGTAGGGGCAGGGGCAGTTGTTACAAAGGATTTGGATGATCATATAACTGCCGCAGGGGTTCCCGCAAAGAAAATTAATTTCTGA
- a CDS encoding spore coat protein: MNTGSSDATVSQEGNQYDFMEQESAELIWVKESCNIRVNSTDTQAGISLQAGLQLALTLVLSITIGDSNRGEAVSQELMQNFNAEQVNKQKVFICNSKDVNVTTTDTDLVINIQVLLQLLLALVVMVDIL, from the coding sequence ATGAATACAGGTAGTTCCGATGCCACCGTTTCACAAGAAGGAAATCAATACGATTTCATGGAACAAGAATCAGCTGAGCTAATTTGGGTGAAAGAATCGTGTAATATCAGGGTTAACTCGACCGACACACAAGCTGGAATTTCACTTCAAGCAGGCCTGCAATTGGCGCTTACGTTGGTTCTTAGTATAACTATTGGAGATAGTAATCGAGGCGAAGCTGTGAGTCAAGAACTCATGCAGAATTTTAACGCTGAACAAGTAAATAAACAAAAGGTTTTCATCTGTAATTCCAAAGACGTAAATGTAACCACTACAGACACAGACTTGGTAATCAATATTCAAGTTTTACTGCAATTACTACTGGCACTAGTAGTAATGGTTGATATTTTATAG
- a CDS encoding M20 metallopeptidase family protein translates to MLENVFARLQDIYPELVEFRRELHMYPELSHQEVKTPEKIASYLTDLGIEVLTGVGGRGVVGTLKGGKPGRTIALRADFDALPIQEENVVDYKSRVPGVMHACGHDVHTATLLGVAKVLSEIKDEIPGTVVFVHQFGEEATPGGAKLMIEDGCLDDVDVIYGAHVMATEEFGTVKVKEGYNSSAQDDFFIKIHGKGGHGSEPSDTIDPLVTGSQLVVNLQQIISRRVSPQSAAAVTVGSFVSGDATNVIPDYSSIKGTVRTFDEGARTIIEESMERIVKSTCEAAGAEVEYDYVKDCPSIWNDPLEAKHVQDKAAALFGEENLNRLDPMTGSEDFSFYQKEIPGVYFTVGGGNPELNATFPHHHPRFNVDERAMLNIGKMFLSIVLD, encoded by the coding sequence ATGTTGGAAAATGTTTTTGCTAGACTGCAAGATATCTATCCGGAATTAGTGGAGTTCCGCAGAGAACTTCACATGTATCCGGAGCTCTCTCATCAAGAAGTAAAAACGCCTGAGAAAATTGCTTCCTATTTAACGGATTTAGGAATAGAAGTGCTTACAGGAGTAGGTGGAAGAGGTGTAGTTGGCACACTTAAAGGTGGGAAACCCGGAAGAACGATTGCCTTACGTGCAGACTTTGATGCATTGCCGATTCAAGAAGAAAATGTGGTGGATTACAAGTCGCGTGTCCCTGGAGTCATGCATGCATGTGGACATGATGTGCATACCGCAACGTTGCTTGGTGTTGCGAAAGTCTTAAGTGAAATAAAAGATGAAATCCCGGGAACAGTCGTATTTGTTCATCAATTTGGCGAGGAGGCGACCCCTGGTGGAGCTAAGCTAATGATCGAGGACGGCTGTCTGGATGATGTTGATGTTATTTATGGTGCGCATGTTATGGCAACAGAAGAATTTGGCACAGTTAAGGTGAAAGAGGGGTATAATTCCTCCGCGCAAGATGACTTTTTTATAAAAATTCATGGTAAGGGCGGACATGGTTCTGAACCAAGTGATACGATAGACCCGTTAGTAACAGGAAGCCAGCTGGTTGTAAACTTACAACAAATTATCAGCCGGAGAGTGAGCCCACAAAGTGCTGCAGCAGTAACAGTTGGCTCGTTTGTCAGTGGGGACGCGACAAATGTGATTCCCGATTATTCTTCGATTAAAGGAACAGTTCGCACCTTTGATGAAGGAGCACGGACTATAATTGAGGAGTCAATGGAGCGAATTGTAAAATCTACATGTGAAGCAGCTGGAGCAGAAGTGGAATATGATTATGTGAAAGATTGTCCATCGATTTGGAATGATCCTCTCGAGGCGAAGCATGTGCAGGATAAAGCCGCGGCCCTCTTTGGTGAGGAGAATCTGAATCGATTGGATCCGATGACTGGGAGTGAGGACTTCTCATTCTACCAAAAAGAAATACCGGGTGTGTATTTTACGGTAGGCGGTGGAAATCCCGAACTGAACGCGACATTCCCGCATCATCATCCAAGATTTAATGTAGATGAGCGTGCCATGCTAAATATCGGAAAAATGTTCCTAAGTATTGTGTTGGACTAA
- a CDS encoding DUF2642 domain-containing protein encodes MANLTNGQRSNVLRLINQLSQNINTNNSSGLSENLSINLPGFNVDAGLNLGFGSGDDGTVTPPPNTLPPTTPTTIREVLLNLVNEQVEVSVPFGTVTGTLLLVRDDYVVIVEASGAQVLVRIENIETVSEL; translated from the coding sequence TTGGCAAATCTAACAAATGGCCAAAGAAGTAATGTATTGAGATTAATAAATCAACTATCTCAAAATATAAATACGAATAATAGTAGTGGTCTAAGTGAGAATCTCTCCATTAATTTACCAGGCTTTAATGTAGATGCGGGGTTAAATTTAGGTTTTGGCTCAGGCGATGATGGAACTGTGACACCACCACCTAACACATTACCACCAACCACTCCTACCACTATTAGAGAAGTATTACTAAATTTAGTAAACGAACAAGTAGAGGTTTCTGTCCCTTTTGGTACAGTAACGGGCACCTTGCTCTTAGTAAGAGACGATTATGTTGTTATTGTTGAAGCATCTGGAGCACAGGTACTAGTTCGTATTGAAAATATTGAAACAGTCAGTGAATTGTAA
- a CDS encoding glycosyltransferase produces the protein MHVLFIAEDTSRQLNKNFHYLEQELTNRMNVTFWRKSGHISHILKQIPTRPDFILVLNDIDQQMFPMIKGLAHIDIPTGIFVNDVHRFTELRRNYIYKNKISYVFPVVRDTFIKTYPEFKRKMEWLPHFVNIASYKDFGLEKKINLLMMGAVNDYYPLRQKILKFYTGNSNFTYHNHPGYREFSEKEESINLIGHTYAKEINQAKIFFTCPSVLNYPVIKYFEALACKTLLLAPTFKELEDLGFIPGVHFIPIDETNFKEKAAYYLTHDTERQKIAEQGYHFVRQRHSVKQRTKQLVKIIERILHT, from the coding sequence ATGCATGTATTATTTATTGCAGAAGATACATCAAGACAGCTGAATAAAAACTTTCATTATTTAGAACAGGAACTTACAAATAGGATGAATGTAACCTTTTGGAGAAAATCCGGTCATATTAGCCATATCTTAAAACAAATTCCTACTCGACCAGATTTTATATTGGTATTAAATGATATAGATCAACAAATGTTCCCCATGATCAAAGGACTCGCCCATATTGATATTCCTACAGGTATATTCGTCAATGACGTTCATCGATTTACAGAGCTCAGAAGAAATTATATATACAAAAATAAAATTTCTTACGTGTTCCCTGTTGTACGGGACACATTTATAAAAACGTATCCGGAATTTAAACGTAAAATGGAATGGCTGCCACACTTTGTTAACATAGCATCATATAAGGATTTCGGATTAGAAAAGAAAATCAATTTATTAATGATGGGAGCAGTTAATGACTATTATCCATTGAGGCAAAAGATTTTGAAGTTCTATACAGGTAATTCAAATTTTACCTATCACAATCATCCAGGTTACCGGGAATTCAGTGAAAAAGAAGAAAGCATCAATCTTATTGGGCACACATACGCAAAGGAAATCAACCAGGCCAAAATTTTCTTTACCTGCCCTTCCGTTCTAAACTACCCTGTCATAAAATATTTTGAAGCACTCGCTTGCAAGACACTTCTACTAGCCCCAACGTTTAAAGAGTTGGAGGATCTTGGCTTTATACCAGGGGTTCATTTTATCCCGATAGATGAAACTAATTTTAAAGAAAAGGCTGCATATTATTTAACGCATGATACAGAACGGCAAAAAATTGCTGAACAGGGGTACCACTTTGTTCGTCAGAGACATTCAGTTAAGCAACGAACAAAGCAGCTGGTTAAAATAATTGAACGTATACTTCATACGTAA
- a CDS encoding glycosyltransferase, whose protein sequence is MAKKVCMVVAYHPFMDARIFKKEAMSLQKKGYNVTMVVPRINGRLFDIDGTPFKNQFRNKVFTHEGIKIVTYESENSRKPLSKVLSNETAWESQGFNNPLTQLAIEENADIYHTHEYLSLFAGVGIKRLMKKRKGKDVKLIYDSHELTPDPLDPRYPEETRNILKLKLLTMLEEVDYVITVSNSIKSWYLSQIPKLPVEVIYNSPPLAKNYVPKTYDANGLIMGFEGNIDNKKEGKEMIFGISEICSKKIDFKFKIIGGNRYGDSIIVPDHLKRNIQLTKWVDYHSIPNHMKDIDLGWINLDDVENSLNHTYSLPNKFFSYLNNGIPVVVNKCHEMEDFIRTHQCGYVIEKKKATSQDFADAILFLHDNKSKLKQMSSNGRKVMENIYSWENMEEQLFTIYQSLFSSES, encoded by the coding sequence ATGGCAAAAAAGGTTTGCATGGTTGTTGCTTATCATCCATTTATGGATGCAAGAATTTTCAAAAAGGAAGCAATGAGCTTACAAAAAAAGGGCTACAATGTCACGATGGTCGTTCCTAGGATCAATGGACGATTGTTCGACATTGACGGAACCCCTTTTAAGAATCAATTTAGGAATAAAGTTTTTACCCATGAAGGAATTAAAATTGTCACATACGAGTCAGAGAATAGCAGGAAGCCATTGAGCAAAGTCTTAAGTAACGAAACAGCTTGGGAAAGTCAGGGATTTAATAATCCTTTAACACAACTTGCCATCGAGGAAAATGCAGATATATATCATACACATGAGTATCTCTCTCTTTTTGCTGGAGTTGGTATAAAACGATTGATGAAGAAAAGAAAAGGGAAAGATGTAAAATTAATTTACGATAGCCACGAATTGACACCAGATCCATTAGATCCCAGATATCCAGAGGAGACCAGGAATATTTTAAAACTAAAACTTCTTACAATGCTTGAAGAAGTCGATTATGTCATTACTGTTTCAAATTCAATTAAATCATGGTATTTATCACAAATACCAAAATTACCTGTGGAAGTGATCTATAACTCCCCTCCACTGGCCAAAAACTATGTACCTAAAACATATGATGCGAATGGGTTAATAATGGGATTTGAAGGAAACATCGATAATAAAAAAGAGGGTAAAGAAATGATTTTTGGCATATCTGAAATATGTTCAAAAAAAATAGATTTTAAATTTAAAATTATTGGAGGAAATCGATATGGGGATTCTATCATCGTACCGGATCATCTTAAAAGAAATATACAGTTAACTAAATGGGTAGATTATCATTCGATTCCAAACCATATGAAAGATATTGACCTTGGCTGGATTAACCTAGACGATGTAGAAAACTCCCTTAATCACACTTATTCATTGCCGAATAAATTTTTTAGTTACCTTAATAATGGTATACCGGTCGTAGTGAATAAATGTCATGAAATGGAGGATTTTATACGTACACATCAATGTGGGTATGTCATTGAAAAAAAGAAGGCAACATCTCAAGATTTTGCAGATGCTATCCTTTTTCTTCATGATAATAAAAGTAAATTAAAACAAATGAGTAGTAATGGTCGTAAGGTAATGGAAAATATATATTCATGGGAAAATATGGAGGAGCAATTGTTTACTATTTATCAATCACTCTTTTCAAGTGAAAGTTAG
- the trpA gene encoding tryptophan synthase subunit alpha, whose amino-acid sequence MGKSKIDQALQEKQAANENIFVPYIMAGDGGLDILEERITFLQECGAAAIELGIPFSDPVADGPTIQDAGIRALDNGTTLTSILKKLQDFKEKRSVPIILMTYVNPIFTYGREKFAADCMDSGVDGVIIPDLPMEEEAILTEVLQENAIAFIRLAAMTSPKERLVELAKRSEGFLYAVSVTGTTGARTEHDAEVKDYLQMLKGNSSVPVLAGFGVSNTEQAQNLSSYCDGVIVGSRIVSLLHDGEADEVKKLIHGSL is encoded by the coding sequence ATGGGGAAATCGAAAATAGATCAGGCCTTACAAGAAAAACAAGCTGCTAATGAAAATATATTTGTCCCTTACATTATGGCTGGTGACGGTGGACTGGATATTTTAGAAGAACGGATTACATTTTTACAGGAATGCGGTGCGGCAGCCATTGAACTCGGCATCCCATTTTCTGATCCGGTTGCAGACGGGCCGACCATTCAGGATGCAGGTATTCGTGCATTGGACAACGGCACAACACTCACTTCCATACTGAAGAAATTACAAGATTTTAAGGAAAAACGTTCGGTTCCAATTATTTTAATGACATATGTGAATCCGATATTTACGTATGGCCGGGAAAAATTTGCTGCTGACTGTATGGATTCCGGCGTTGACGGTGTTATCATCCCAGACTTACCGATGGAAGAGGAAGCGATTTTAACGGAAGTCTTACAGGAAAACGCGATTGCTTTTATCCGGCTTGCAGCGATGACAAGTCCGAAAGAGCGTTTAGTCGAACTGGCAAAACGGTCTGAAGGGTTTTTATACGCTGTTTCTGTCACAGGGACTACCGGGGCACGCACAGAACATGACGCTGAGGTCAAAGACTACTTGCAGATGCTTAAAGGGAATAGCTCTGTACCAGTACTGGCAGGGTTCGGCGTTTCCAACACAGAACAAGCACAGAACCTGAGCTCCTATTGTGATGGCGTGATTGTGGGGAGCAGGATTGTTAGCTTGTTGCATGACGGGGAAGCGGATGAAGTTAAAAAGTTGATTCATGGTAGTTTGTAA
- a CDS encoding Ykof family thiamine-binding protein, which produces MTDQYCDDSNIAGVSFSIHPMSDNFINIITEALNEVDTSKVWMKTDDVTTTVRGKLPHVFDVTKAIFIHAAKTGEHVAFQATYSLGCPGDSSGNAYMAEDKEPLNSAQIKDIKQPVAAKFSLYPLGGGNYMDTIYEQIEAMKKHVTVSPAHYSTRLDGESVAIFNGLEHVFQATVNASSSHTVMTVSISANSPSQK; this is translated from the coding sequence ATGACAGATCAATATTGTGACGATAGTAACATTGCTGGAGTTAGCTTTTCGATCCATCCGATGAGTGATAATTTTATTAATATTATCACAGAGGCATTAAATGAAGTGGATACCTCAAAGGTTTGGATGAAGACAGATGACGTGACAACCACAGTTCGTGGAAAACTTCCCCACGTATTTGATGTGACAAAAGCGATCTTCATACATGCTGCAAAAACCGGGGAGCATGTTGCATTCCAAGCTACCTATTCACTGGGATGTCCAGGGGATTCTTCAGGCAATGCTTATATGGCAGAAGACAAGGAACCTCTCAACAGCGCTCAGATAAAAGATATTAAACAGCCCGTGGCAGCAAAATTTTCACTTTATCCATTAGGTGGTGGAAATTATATGGACACGATTTATGAACAGATTGAGGCAATGAAGAAGCATGTTACTGTTTCACCAGCCCATTATTCGACTCGCCTGGACGGGGAATCCGTTGCAATATTTAATGGTTTGGAACACGTTTTTCAAGCAACTGTTAATGCTAGTTCGAGCCACACTGTTATGACCGTTTCCATCTCAGCCAATAGCCCATCCCAGAAATAA
- a CDS encoding Gfo/Idh/MocA family protein: protein MKVGVIGTGNMGENHVRTYLSMHDHCQLVGIYDNDENKSQQIAQKYNVKQFQSIDDLLQSVDAVSIAVPTEFHYDIGLACIQQNVHMLMEKPVTSTVAQAEDLLYKARKKGVKLQVGHIELFNPLIQVLTKMLKHETIVGLIFHRMSSVDERIKHVDVVKDLMIHDLYILNELVKDSVVAYYALGKVIDNIPKHAVAITRSSEGVTAQFTASFKSKKKVRNIQILTEDAFIAADILNREIKITHAYAENTSDITVPAWQTIQIDDSLQPLNVQLLDFINCIRFDKEPSVSAEDGLKVLMISNKISQSIIDHKD from the coding sequence ATGAAAGTTGGTGTGATTGGAACAGGAAATATGGGAGAGAATCATGTGCGTACGTATTTGTCGATGCATGATCATTGCCAGCTTGTAGGTATATACGATAATGATGAAAACAAAAGTCAGCAGATTGCCCAGAAGTACAACGTAAAACAGTTTCAATCGATCGATGACCTTCTTCAATCCGTTGATGCTGTCAGCATTGCTGTCCCAACGGAGTTTCATTATGATATCGGGTTAGCATGTATACAACAGAATGTCCACATGTTGATGGAGAAACCTGTTACTAGTACAGTTGCTCAGGCTGAAGATTTGCTTTATAAGGCCCGTAAAAAAGGCGTGAAACTGCAGGTGGGACATATTGAGCTTTTTAATCCATTAATTCAAGTTCTTACAAAAATGTTAAAACATGAAACGATTGTTGGACTTATTTTTCACAGAATGAGCTCAGTTGATGAAAGGATTAAACATGTTGATGTTGTGAAGGATTTAATGATTCATGACCTTTATATTTTAAATGAACTCGTTAAGGATAGCGTAGTTGCATATTATGCACTCGGAAAAGTTATTGACAATATACCTAAACATGCGGTTGCTATTACTCGATCTTCAGAAGGAGTTACAGCGCAATTTACGGCAAGTTTCAAATCAAAAAAGAAGGTTAGGAACATTCAAATCCTCACAGAGGACGCTTTTATTGCAGCTGATATTTTAAATAGGGAAATCAAAATAACACATGCTTATGCAGAGAATACTTCTGACATCACCGTACCTGCATGGCAAACGATTCAAATCGACGATTCACTGCAACCATTAAACGTTCAGTTATTGGACTTTATCAATTGTATTAGGTTCGACAAAGAGCCTTCCGTTTCAGCCGAAGACGGATTAAAGGTGCTTATGATTAGTAATAAAATAAGTCAGTCCATTATCGATCACAAAGATTAG
- a CDS encoding SHOCT domain-containing protein, with amino-acid sequence MATESIIRIILSIIVLIVIIVILSRFRVNKGKTPPDDSLEVMEKRLENGEITQEEYDEAKRRRGK; translated from the coding sequence ATGGCAACAGAATCTATTATACGTATCATTTTGTCGATTATCGTTTTAATCGTTATTATCGTTATCCTTAGTCGTTTCAGGGTGAATAAAGGCAAAACACCTCCAGATGATTCACTTGAAGTGATGGAGAAACGGTTGGAAAACGGTGAAATAACGCAAGAGGAATATGATGAAGCGAAAAGAAGGCGTGGGAAATAA
- a CDS encoding cytochrome C oxidase subunit II — protein MSLPTVTGSSGESAANEVNITATNFDLGEGYTVPAGAEVTLTLTNEEGMHGISIDEFDMHLEGEGETTFIPEEPGEYTIYCNIPCGEGHDDMTTTLVVE, from the coding sequence GTGAGCCTGCCAACGGTGACAGGATCATCAGGTGAATCAGCTGCCAATGAAGTAAACATTACTGCAACGAACTTTGACCTGGGCGAAGGATACACAGTACCAGCTGGTGCAGAAGTTACATTGACACTCACCAATGAAGAAGGAATGCACGGAATTTCCATTGATGAATTCGATATGCATCTTGAGGGTGAAGGTGAAACAACATTCATACCCGAAGAACCCGGAGAATACACAATCTATTGTAACATCCCATGTGGCGAAGGCCATGATGACATGACAACGACCCTAGTCGTAGAATAA